Proteins from a single region of Streptomyces sp. Tu 3180:
- a CDS encoding sugar phosphate isomerase/epimerase and 4-hydroxyphenylpyruvate domain-containing protein produces MRTSIATVSLSGSLTEKLTAAARAGFDGVEIFENDLLASPLTPEEIRARCADLGLTVDLYQPLRDVEAVPADVFARNLRRARHKFELMRRLGADTVLVCSSVDPLAVDDDALAAEQLADLADLARDCGVRVAYEALAWGRHVSTYDHAWRIVEAAGHPALGTCLDSFHILSRGSDPRGIEGIPGEKIFFLQLADAPLLAMDVLQWSRHHRCFPGQGGFDVAGLVRHVLRTGYDGPLSLEVFNDVFRQAEAGPTAVDARRSLLVLQEAVGAAEPPPAVVPTGFAFAELVAPDAAPLAGLLDALGFARTARHRGKPVDLWQQGEARILVNTGAAVRRDGTRLAAVGLESPDPAGAARRAEALLAPVLPRRRAPGDAPLDAVAAPDGTELFFCSTRPGGWRSDFEDVAHAPAAPSVRRIDHVALTQPWHHFDEAALFHRSVLGLRAEDSVDLADPYGLLRSRAVSNADGSVRIALTVGAAPTDDTVHAQHIALATDDVVAAARGFRDAGGHLLPIPANYYDDLAARYEFADGELETYRELGILYDRDEHGVLRHCYTRTVGRVFFELLQRDGGHRGYGARNAPVRLAAQHGVRMPAGG; encoded by the coding sequence GTGCGCACGTCCATCGCCACCGTCTCGCTCAGCGGCTCCCTCACCGAGAAGCTCACGGCCGCCGCCCGCGCCGGCTTCGACGGGGTGGAGATCTTCGAGAACGACCTGCTGGCCTCCCCCCTCACCCCGGAGGAGATCCGCGCCCGCTGCGCCGATCTCGGCCTGACCGTCGACCTCTACCAGCCGCTGCGGGACGTCGAGGCCGTGCCCGCGGACGTGTTCGCCCGCAACCTGCGCCGCGCCCGGCACAAGTTCGAGCTGATGCGCAGGCTCGGCGCCGACACCGTCCTCGTCTGCTCCAGCGTCGACCCGCTCGCCGTCGACGACGACGCCCTCGCCGCCGAGCAGCTGGCGGACCTCGCCGACCTCGCCCGCGACTGCGGCGTCCGGGTGGCCTACGAGGCGCTCGCCTGGGGCCGGCACGTCAGCACGTACGACCACGCCTGGCGCATCGTCGAGGCGGCCGGCCATCCCGCGCTCGGCACCTGCCTGGACAGCTTCCACATCCTGTCCCGCGGTTCCGACCCGCGGGGCATCGAGGGCATCCCCGGCGAGAAGATCTTCTTCCTCCAGCTCGCCGACGCCCCGCTGCTCGCGATGGACGTGCTGCAGTGGAGCCGCCATCACCGCTGCTTCCCCGGCCAGGGCGGTTTCGACGTCGCCGGGCTGGTCCGGCACGTGCTGCGCACCGGCTACGACGGACCGCTCTCCCTCGAGGTCTTCAACGACGTCTTCCGGCAGGCCGAGGCCGGCCCGACCGCCGTGGACGCCCGCCGTTCCCTGCTGGTGCTCCAGGAGGCGGTGGGAGCGGCCGAACCGCCCCCCGCCGTCGTCCCCACGGGGTTCGCGTTCGCCGAACTCGTCGCGCCGGACGCGGCGCCCCTCGCGGGACTGCTCGACGCGCTCGGCTTCGCCCGCACCGCCCGGCACCGCGGCAAACCCGTCGACCTGTGGCAGCAGGGCGAGGCCCGGATCCTCGTCAACACCGGGGCGGCCGTACGCCGTGACGGCACCCGCCTCGCCGCCGTCGGGCTGGAGTCACCCGATCCGGCCGGCGCCGCCCGCCGGGCCGAGGCCCTGCTGGCGCCCGTGCTGCCGCGCCGCCGTGCCCCCGGGGACGCCCCGCTCGACGCGGTCGCCGCACCCGACGGCACGGAGCTGTTCTTCTGCTCCACCCGGCCGGGCGGCTGGCGGTCCGACTTCGAGGACGTCGCGCACGCGCCGGCCGCCCCGTCCGTCCGCCGCATCGACCACGTCGCGCTGACCCAGCCCTGGCACCACTTCGACGAGGCGGCGCTCTTCCACCGCAGCGTGCTCGGGCTGCGCGCCGAGGACAGCGTGGACCTCGCCGACCCCTACGGACTGCTCCGCAGCCGCGCGGTGAGCAACGCCGACGGCAGCGTCCGCATCGCCCTCACCGTCGGGGCCGCACCCACGGACGACACCGTGCACGCCCAGCACATCGCGCTCGCCACCGACGACGTGGTCGCCGCGGCCCGCGGCTTCCGCGACGCCGGCGGCCACCTGCTGCCGATCCCGGCGAACTACTACGACGACCTCGCCGCCCGGTACGAGTTCGCCGACGGCGAGCTGGAGACCTACCGCGAGCTGGGCATCCTCTACGACCGCGACGAGCACGGCGTCCTGCGGCACTGCTACACCCGCACCGTCGGCCGCGTCTTCTTCGAACTCCTCCAGCGCGACGGCGGCCACCGCGGCTACGGCGCCCGCAACGCGCCGGTGCGGCTGGCCGCGCAGCACGGGGTACGGATGCCGGCCGGCGGCTGA
- a CDS encoding histidine phosphatase family protein, whose product MGDLLLARHGETEWSRSGRHTGRTDLPLTPHGEEQAKSLAPLLAGRTFALVLTSPLVRARRTAELAGLSGAVTDADLQEWDYGAYEGVTTADIRRSRPGWDLWTDGVPPGPDLPGESPERVGERADRVLARVAGALEEGDVMLVAHGHLLRVLTARRLGLPPAEGRLFRLETGTLNRLSLEHGRPVIAEWNTRP is encoded by the coding sequence GTGGGGGACCTGCTGCTCGCCCGCCACGGCGAGACGGAGTGGAGCAGGTCGGGCCGGCACACCGGCCGGACCGATCTGCCGCTCACCCCGCACGGCGAGGAACAGGCCAAGTCCCTGGCCCCGCTGCTGGCGGGCAGGACCTTCGCGCTGGTCCTCACCAGCCCGCTGGTGCGCGCCCGGCGCACCGCCGAACTCGCGGGCCTGTCCGGGGCGGTGACGGACGCGGACCTGCAGGAGTGGGACTACGGCGCCTACGAGGGCGTCACCACCGCCGACATCCGCCGCAGCCGGCCCGGCTGGGACCTGTGGACCGACGGCGTACCGCCCGGTCCGGACCTCCCCGGCGAGTCGCCGGAGCGGGTGGGCGAGCGCGCCGACCGGGTGCTGGCCCGGGTGGCCGGGGCGCTCGAGGAGGGCGACGTGATGCTGGTGGCCCACGGCCACCTGCTCCGCGTGCTGACGGCCCGCCGCCTGGGGCTGCCGCCTGCCGAGGGACGCCTGTTCCGTCTGGAGACGGGCACGCTGAACCGGCTGTCGCTGGAACACGGCAGGCCCGTGATCGCGGAGTGGAACACCCGGCCGTGA
- the gnd gene encoding phosphogluconate dehydrogenase (NAD(+)-dependent, decarboxylating), translating into MQIGLVGLGKMGGNMRERIRNAGHTVVGYDTDPERSDVSHLSDLVDRLDRPRAIWVMVPAGSVTQQVIDQLASLLKPGDLVVDGGNSRWTDDEKHARELGARGIGFVDAGVSGGVWGLKNGYALMVGGDEEHVDRLKPVFDALKPEGPYGFVHAGRVGAGHFAKMVHNGIEYAMMQAYAEGWELLEKVDSVDNVREVFRSWQEGTVIRSWLLDLAVNALDEDEHLDRLRGYAEDSGEGRWTVEAAIDNAVPLPAITASLFARFASRQEDSPQMKMIAALRNQFGGHAVESAKKA; encoded by the coding sequence ATGCAGATCGGTCTCGTCGGCCTGGGCAAGATGGGCGGCAACATGCGCGAGCGCATCCGCAACGCCGGCCACACCGTCGTCGGGTACGACACCGACCCCGAACGCTCCGACGTCAGCCACCTGTCCGACCTCGTCGACCGGCTCGACAGGCCCCGGGCGATCTGGGTGATGGTCCCCGCCGGCAGCGTCACCCAGCAGGTCATCGACCAGCTGGCGAGCCTGCTCAAGCCCGGCGACCTCGTCGTCGACGGCGGCAACTCCCGCTGGACGGACGACGAGAAGCACGCCAGGGAGCTGGGCGCCCGGGGCATCGGCTTCGTCGACGCGGGCGTCTCGGGCGGCGTGTGGGGCCTGAAGAACGGCTACGCCCTCATGGTCGGCGGCGACGAGGAGCACGTGGACCGGCTGAAGCCGGTCTTCGACGCGCTCAAGCCGGAGGGCCCCTACGGCTTCGTCCACGCGGGCAGGGTCGGCGCCGGGCACTTCGCCAAGATGGTCCACAACGGCATCGAGTACGCCATGATGCAGGCCTACGCCGAGGGCTGGGAGCTGCTGGAGAAGGTCGACTCGGTGGACAACGTCCGCGAGGTGTTCCGCTCCTGGCAGGAGGGCACCGTCATCCGCTCCTGGCTGCTCGACCTCGCGGTGAACGCCCTCGACGAGGACGAGCACCTGGACCGGCTGCGCGGCTACGCCGAGGACTCGGGCGAGGGCCGCTGGACCGTGGAGGCCGCCATCGACAACGCCGTGCCGCTGCCGGCGATCACCGCCTCCCTCTTCGCGCGGTTCGCCTCCCGTCAGGAGGACTCGCCGCAGATGAAGATGATCGCGGCGCTGCGCAACCAGTTCGGCGGCCACGCCGTCGAGTCGGCGAAGAAGGCGTGA
- the pgi gene encoding glucose-6-phosphate isomerase → MSDAPEPTRLPQWAALENHRADTLPRPDLRELFAADPSRAERYVVRVGDLRIDYSKHLVTDETLALLRELAEATGVFGLRDAMFRGERINTTEDRAVLHTALRAPRDAVIEVDGENVVPAVHAVLDRMADFAGRVRSGEWTGHTGRPIRNVVNIGIGGSDLGPAMAYEALRAYTDRSLTFRFVSNVDGADLHEAVRDLDPAETLFVVASKTFTTIETVTNATSARSWLLAGLGGDEKAVARHFVALSTNADKVAEFGIDTANMFEFWDWVGGRYSYDSAIGLSLMIAIGPDRFREMLDGFRLVDEHFRTAPAEANAPLLLGLLGVWYNNFLGAQSHAVLPYSHYLSKFTAYLQQLDMESNGKSVDRRGRPVTWQTGPVVWGTPGTNGQHAYYQLIHQGTKLIPADFIGFARPVAELSGELQAQHDLLMANFFAQTQALAFGKTAEEVRAEGVPEEQVPHRTFEGNHPTTTILATELTPSVLGQLIALYEHKVFVQGAVWDIDSFDQWGVELGKVLAKRVEPALTEGADVPGLDPSTAALVAAYRELKEVN, encoded by the coding sequence ATGTCTGACGCCCCCGAGCCGACCCGGCTCCCCCAGTGGGCCGCCCTGGAGAACCACCGCGCGGACACACTGCCGCGGCCCGACCTGCGCGAGCTGTTCGCCGCCGACCCCTCCCGCGCGGAGCGGTACGTGGTGCGCGTGGGCGATCTGCGCATCGACTACTCCAAGCACCTGGTCACCGACGAGACGCTCGCCCTGCTGCGGGAGCTGGCCGAGGCCACCGGCGTGTTCGGGCTGCGCGACGCCATGTTCCGCGGGGAGAGGATCAACACCACCGAGGACCGGGCCGTGCTGCACACCGCGCTGCGCGCCCCGCGGGACGCGGTGATCGAGGTCGACGGCGAGAACGTCGTCCCGGCCGTGCACGCGGTGCTCGACAGGATGGCCGACTTCGCCGGGCGGGTCCGCTCCGGTGAGTGGACCGGGCACACCGGCAGGCCGATCCGCAACGTCGTCAACATCGGCATCGGCGGCTCCGACCTGGGCCCGGCGATGGCCTACGAGGCGCTGCGGGCGTACACCGACCGCTCGCTGACGTTCCGGTTCGTGTCCAACGTGGACGGCGCCGACCTGCACGAGGCGGTGCGCGACCTGGACCCGGCCGAGACGCTGTTCGTCGTCGCGTCCAAGACCTTCACCACCATCGAGACGGTCACCAACGCCACCTCGGCGCGCTCGTGGCTGCTGGCCGGCCTGGGGGGCGACGAGAAGGCGGTCGCCCGGCACTTCGTGGCCCTGTCGACCAACGCGGACAAGGTCGCCGAGTTCGGCATCGACACGGCGAACATGTTCGAGTTCTGGGACTGGGTCGGCGGGCGCTACTCCTACGACTCGGCGATCGGCCTGTCGCTGATGATCGCCATCGGCCCGGACCGCTTCCGGGAGATGCTCGACGGGTTCCGCCTGGTCGACGAGCACTTCCGCACCGCGCCCGCCGAGGCCAACGCGCCGCTGCTGCTGGGCCTGCTGGGCGTCTGGTACAACAACTTCCTCGGCGCCCAGTCGCACGCGGTGCTGCCGTACTCGCACTACCTGTCGAAGTTCACCGCCTACCTCCAGCAGCTCGACATGGAGTCCAACGGCAAGTCGGTGGACCGCCGGGGCCGCCCCGTCACCTGGCAGACGGGACCCGTGGTGTGGGGCACCCCGGGCACCAACGGGCAGCACGCCTACTACCAGTTGATCCACCAGGGCACGAAGCTGATCCCGGCGGACTTCATCGGCTTCGCCCGGCCGGTCGCCGAGCTGAGCGGTGAACTCCAGGCCCAGCACGACCTGTTGATGGCCAACTTCTTCGCCCAGACCCAGGCCCTCGCCTTCGGCAAGACCGCCGAGGAGGTACGGGCGGAGGGCGTGCCCGAGGAGCAGGTGCCGCACCGCACCTTCGAGGGAAACCACCCCACCACGACGATCCTGGCCACCGAACTGACCCCGTCGGTCCTCGGCCAGCTGATCGCGCTGTACGAGCACAAGGTGTTCGTGCAGGGCGCCGTCTGGGACATCGACTCCTTCGACCAGTGGGGCGTGGAACTGGGCAAGGTGCTCGCCAAGCGCGTCGAGCCCGCCCTCACCGAGGGCGCCGACGTGCCCGGCCTCGACCCCTCCACGGCCGCGCTGGTGGCCGCCTACCGCGAACTGAAGGAAGTGAACTGA
- the opcA gene encoding glucose-6-phosphate dehydrogenase assembly protein OpcA → MKIDLTDTTASKINKALVQGRRAIGTPAVGMVLTMVIVTDEENAYDSIKAAEEASHEHPSRTLVVIKRHARTPRERTHPRLDAEVRVGSEAGTGETVVLRTYGEVSEHADSVVLPLLLPDAPVVVWWPADAPENPAKDPLGALAQRRITDLYAVENPLDVLEARVRSYAPGDTDLAWTRLTPWRSLLAAALDQAPPAVTSAAVEAEAGNPAAELLARWLEARLRITVDRVVTDGPLVTAVRLGTADGELVIDRPEGPLATLSLPGQPPRRMALKVRATSELIAEELRRLDADEMYAVALRGEATEEVPAHV, encoded by the coding sequence ATGAAGATCGATCTGACCGACACCACGGCAAGCAAGATCAACAAGGCGCTGGTGCAGGGCCGCCGTGCCATCGGCACCCCGGCCGTCGGCATGGTCCTGACGATGGTGATCGTCACGGACGAGGAGAACGCCTACGACTCGATCAAGGCGGCCGAGGAGGCCTCGCACGAGCACCCCTCACGCACCCTGGTCGTCATCAAGCGGCACGCCCGCACCCCGCGCGAGCGCACCCACCCCCGGCTGGACGCGGAGGTCCGCGTCGGTTCGGAGGCGGGCACCGGCGAGACGGTGGTGCTGCGGACCTACGGCGAGGTGTCCGAGCACGCCGACTCGGTGGTGCTGCCGCTGCTGCTGCCGGACGCCCCGGTGGTGGTGTGGTGGCCGGCGGACGCGCCCGAGAACCCGGCGAAGGACCCGCTGGGCGCGCTGGCCCAGCGCCGGATCACCGACCTGTACGCGGTCGAGAACCCCCTGGACGTCCTGGAGGCGCGGGTGCGCTCCTACGCGCCGGGCGACACCGACCTCGCCTGGACCCGGCTGACGCCCTGGCGCTCCCTGCTGGCGGCCGCCCTGGACCAGGCCCCGCCGGCGGTGACCTCGGCGGCCGTGGAGGCCGAGGCCGGCAATCCGGCCGCGGAGCTGCTGGCGCGCTGGCTGGAGGCACGGCTGCGGATCACCGTGGACCGGGTGGTGACCGACGGGCCGCTGGTCACGGCGGTCCGTCTCGGCACCGCGGACGGCGAGCTCGTCATCGACCGTCCCGAGGGTCCGCTGGCCACGCTGTCCCTGCCGGGCCAGCCGCCGCGCCGGATGGCGCTGAAGGTCCGTGCCACCTCCGAACTCATCGCCGAGGAGCTCCGGCGCCTCGACGCGGACGAAATGTACGCCGTCGCCCTGCGCGGCGAGGCCACCGAGGAGGTCCCCGCCCATGTCTGA
- the zwf gene encoding glucose-6-phosphate dehydrogenase — translation MTDETTGPRTDAAVTGEQRAPRADAALRAPAAGWANPLRDPRDRRLPRIAGPSGLVIFGVTGDLSRRKLMPAVYDLANRGLLPPGFSLVGFARRDWENQDFAQVVHDAVEEHARTPFREEVWQQLAEGMRFIPGDFDDDSAFKQLRSAIDELDASRGTSGNYAFYLSVPPRFFPKVVQQLKRHGLADAPGGSWRRAVIEKPFGHDLRSAEELNAIVHEVFAPDQVFRIDHYLGKETVQNILALRFANQMFEPVWNRSFVDHVQITMAEDIGIGGRAGYYDGIGAARDVIQNHLLQLLALTAMEEPSSFDASSLLTEKLKVLRAVRLPKDLGRDTVRAQYTGAWQGGAKVRGYLEEDGIDPASTTDTYAAIKLGIDNRRWAGVPFYLRTGKRLGRRVTEIAVVFQRAPHSPFDTTATEELGSNAVVIRVQPDEGVTVRFGSKVPGTSMEIRDVSMDFAYGESFTESSPEAYERLILDVLLGDANLFPRHQEVEESWRILDPIEEYWASHGRPAQYASGSWGPAEADEMLERDGRSWRRP, via the coding sequence ATGACCGACGAGACGACCGGACCGCGGACGGACGCCGCGGTGACCGGGGAACAGCGGGCGCCCCGGGCCGACGCGGCCCTGCGCGCCCCCGCGGCCGGCTGGGCCAACCCCCTGCGCGACCCCCGTGACCGCCGTCTGCCCCGGATCGCGGGCCCCTCCGGGCTCGTCATCTTCGGGGTGACCGGCGACCTGTCCCGCAGGAAGCTGATGCCGGCCGTGTACGACCTCGCCAACCGGGGACTGCTGCCGCCCGGCTTCTCGCTGGTCGGTTTCGCCCGGCGGGACTGGGAGAACCAGGACTTCGCCCAGGTGGTCCACGACGCGGTCGAGGAGCACGCCCGCACCCCCTTCCGCGAGGAGGTCTGGCAGCAGCTCGCCGAGGGGATGCGGTTCATCCCGGGCGACTTCGACGACGACTCGGCCTTCAAGCAACTGCGCTCCGCCATCGACGAGTTGGATGCGTCCCGGGGCACCAGCGGCAACTACGCCTTCTACCTCTCCGTACCGCCGAGGTTCTTCCCGAAGGTCGTGCAGCAGTTGAAGCGGCACGGGCTGGCCGACGCTCCCGGGGGATCGTGGCGCCGCGCCGTGATCGAGAAGCCGTTCGGGCACGACCTGCGGTCGGCCGAGGAGCTGAACGCGATCGTCCACGAGGTGTTCGCCCCGGACCAGGTGTTCCGGATCGACCACTACCTGGGCAAGGAGACCGTCCAGAACATCCTGGCGCTGCGCTTCGCCAACCAGATGTTCGAGCCGGTCTGGAACCGGTCCTTCGTCGACCACGTGCAGATCACCATGGCCGAGGACATCGGCATCGGCGGCCGCGCGGGCTACTACGACGGCATCGGCGCCGCCCGCGACGTCATCCAGAACCACCTGCTCCAGCTGCTCGCGCTCACCGCGATGGAGGAACCCTCCTCCTTCGACGCGTCCTCGCTGCTCACCGAGAAGCTGAAGGTGCTCCGGGCGGTGAGGCTGCCGAAGGACCTGGGCCGGGACACCGTGCGCGCGCAGTACACGGGCGCCTGGCAGGGCGGCGCGAAGGTGCGCGGCTACCTGGAGGAGGACGGCATCGACCCGGCCTCCACCACCGACACCTACGCGGCGATCAAGCTGGGCATCGACAACCGCCGCTGGGCGGGCGTCCCCTTCTACCTGCGCACCGGCAAGCGGCTGGGCCGCCGGGTCACCGAGATCGCGGTGGTCTTCCAGCGCGCCCCGCACTCGCCCTTCGACACCACGGCCACCGAGGAGCTGGGCTCCAACGCCGTCGTGATCCGCGTCCAGCCGGACGAGGGCGTCACGGTGCGCTTCGGTTCCAAGGTGCCGGGCACGTCGATGGAGATCCGGGACGTGTCGATGGACTTCGCCTACGGCGAGTCGTTCACCGAGTCCAGCCCGGAGGCGTACGAGCGGCTGATCCTGGACGTCCTGCTGGGGGACGCCAACCTGTTCCCCCGTCATCAGGAAGTGGAGGAGTCCTGGAGGATTCTCGACCCGATCGAGGAGTACTGGGCGTCGCACGGCAGGCCGGCGCAGTACGCCTCGGGCAGCTGGGGACCCGCGGAGGCCGACGAGATGCTCGAGCGAGACGGACGGAGCTGGCGCAGGCCATGA
- a CDS encoding glycoside hydrolase family 16 protein: MSDTSGMPRTSRRPRPVRRALLAVVTTLGLAAAAATAAVPSASASAPPPPSGWTQVFADDFNGPAGSGVNTSNWQYATGKGYPGGPANWGTGEIETMTSSTDNVSLDGNGNLRITPRRDASGNWTSGRIETNRTDFQPPAGGKLRVEGRIQVPNVTGAAAKGYWPAFWMLGSPYRGNYWNWPAVGELDIMENTQGNNTVFATMHCGTSPGGPCNETSGIGGSTTCQGTTCQAGFHTYRMEWDRSTSVEEIRFYLDGNNFHTVRENQVDATTWSNATDHGYFIILNVAMGGGFPDAFGGGPDAGTQPGHSMLVDYVQVLTSGGGGTTPPPTGNRDAYGTIQAESYDAQSGTMTETTSDSGGGQNVGALANGDWLQFKGVNFGSTAARQFSARVASGAASGVSGLVEVRLDSRSNAPIGSFAVGNTGGWQSWRTVPANISSVTGTHDVYLTFTSGQPADFVNVNWFTFGH, from the coding sequence ATGAGCGACACCTCCGGCATGCCCCGCACCTCCCGCAGACCCCGCCCCGTGAGGCGGGCGCTGCTCGCCGTCGTGACCACGCTCGGTCTCGCGGCGGCCGCCGCGACCGCCGCCGTCCCGTCCGCGAGCGCTTCCGCGCCGCCTCCCCCGTCGGGCTGGACCCAGGTCTTCGCCGACGATTTCAACGGCCCGGCGGGCAGCGGCGTCAACACCTCCAACTGGCAGTACGCGACGGGCAAGGGATACCCGGGCGGCCCCGCCAACTGGGGCACCGGCGAGATCGAGACCATGACGTCCAGCACGGACAACGTCTCGCTCGACGGCAACGGCAACCTCCGCATCACCCCGCGCCGCGACGCCTCCGGCAACTGGACCTCCGGCCGCATCGAGACCAACCGCACCGACTTCCAGCCCCCGGCGGGCGGCAAGCTGCGCGTCGAGGGCCGTATCCAGGTGCCGAACGTCACCGGTGCCGCCGCCAAGGGCTACTGGCCGGCGTTCTGGATGCTGGGCTCGCCCTACCGGGGCAACTACTGGAACTGGCCCGCCGTCGGTGAGCTGGACATCATGGAGAACACGCAGGGCAACAACACCGTGTTCGCCACGATGCACTGCGGCACCTCGCCGGGCGGCCCGTGCAACGAGACCAGCGGCATCGGCGGTTCGACCACCTGCCAGGGCACGACGTGCCAGGCCGGCTTCCACACCTACCGCATGGAGTGGGACCGCTCGACGAGCGTGGAGGAGATCCGCTTCTACCTGGACGGCAACAACTTCCACACCGTGCGGGAGAACCAGGTCGACGCCACCACCTGGTCGAACGCCACGGACCACGGCTACTTCATCATCCTCAACGTGGCGATGGGCGGCGGCTTCCCCGACGCGTTCGGCGGCGGCCCGGACGCCGGCACCCAGCCCGGCCACTCGATGCTGGTCGACTACGTGCAGGTGCTGACCTCCGGTGGCGGCGGCACCACTCCCCCGCCGACCGGCAACCGCGACGCCTACGGCACCATCCAGGCCGAGTCCTACGACGCCCAGTCCGGCACGATGACGGAGACCACGTCGGACTCGGGCGGCGGGCAGAACGTGGGCGCGCTGGCCAACGGTGACTGGCTGCAGTTCAAGGGCGTCAACTTCGGCTCGACCGCGGCCCGGCAGTTCTCCGCGCGGGTGGCGAGCGGCGCGGCCTCCGGCGTCAGCGGCCTGGTCGAGGTGCGCCTGGACAGCCGGAGCAACGCGCCGATCGGCAGCTTCGCGGTGGGCAACACGGGCGGCTGGCAGTCGTGGCGGACCGTCCCGGCGAACATCAGCTCCGTCACGGGCACCCACGACGTCTACCTGACCTTCACCAGCGGCCAGCCGGCGGACTTCGTGAACGTCAACTGGTTCACCTTCGGCCACTGA
- a CDS encoding 6-phospho-beta-glucosidase, translating to MRLTILGGGGFRVPLVYGALLGDRAEGRVTRVVLHDPDDGRLRAIARVLAEQAAAVPGAPEVTVTTDLDEALRGADFVFSAIRVGGLEGRAHDERVALAEGVLGQETVGAGGIAYGLRTVPVAVDVARRVARLAPDAWVINFTNPAGLVTEAMSRHLGDRVIGICDSPVGLGRRIVRVLGVDPDEAWIDYAGLNHLGWVRAVRVAGRDELPRLLADPGLLGSFEEGRLFGADWLRSLGAIPNEYLHYYYFHREAVRSARRAGRTRGAFLLDQQARFYAGTRDPDVSALELWNRARAEREATYMAENRETAGAGDREEDDLSGGYEKVALALMRAIARDERTTLILNVRNRGALAPLDEEAVVEVPCRVDAGGAHPVPAGPLPGHAAGLVCAVKAVEREVLAAAESGSRATALKAFALHPLVDSVNVARRLLDGYTAVHPGLAYLT from the coding sequence GTGAGGCTGACGATTCTGGGCGGCGGGGGATTCCGCGTGCCGCTGGTGTACGGGGCGCTGCTCGGGGACCGTGCCGAGGGGCGGGTGACCCGGGTCGTGCTGCACGACCCGGACGACGGCCGGCTGCGTGCGATCGCCCGTGTCCTGGCCGAGCAGGCCGCCGCAGTGCCCGGTGCCCCCGAGGTCACCGTCACCACGGACCTCGACGAGGCGCTGCGCGGTGCCGACTTCGTCTTCTCCGCCATCCGCGTCGGCGGCCTGGAGGGCCGGGCGCACGACGAACGGGTCGCGCTCGCCGAGGGGGTCCTCGGCCAGGAGACCGTCGGCGCGGGCGGCATCGCCTACGGTCTGCGCACCGTGCCCGTCGCCGTCGACGTCGCCCGGCGGGTGGCCCGCCTCGCCCCCGACGCCTGGGTCATCAACTTCACCAACCCCGCCGGCCTGGTCACCGAGGCCATGTCCCGCCACCTCGGCGACCGCGTCATCGGCATCTGCGACTCACCGGTGGGCCTCGGCCGCCGCATCGTCCGGGTGCTCGGCGTGGACCCCGACGAGGCGTGGATCGACTACGCCGGCCTCAACCACCTCGGCTGGGTGCGCGCGGTGCGGGTCGCCGGCCGCGACGAACTCCCGCGCCTGCTCGCCGACCCCGGACTGCTCGGTTCCTTCGAGGAGGGCAGGCTCTTCGGCGCCGACTGGCTGCGGTCCCTCGGCGCGATCCCCAACGAGTACCTGCACTACTACTACTTCCACCGCGAGGCCGTCCGCTCCGCCCGGCGGGCCGGGCGGACCCGGGGCGCCTTCCTGCTCGACCAGCAGGCCCGGTTCTACGCCGGGACGCGCGACCCCGACGTCTCCGCCCTGGAACTCTGGAACCGCGCCCGCGCCGAACGCGAGGCCACCTACATGGCCGAGAACCGCGAAACCGCCGGCGCCGGGGACCGCGAGGAGGACGACCTGTCCGGCGGCTACGAGAAGGTGGCCCTCGCCCTGATGCGGGCCATCGCCCGTGACGAACGCACCACCCTGATCCTCAACGTCCGCAACCGCGGCGCCCTCGCGCCGCTGGACGAGGAGGCCGTCGTCGAGGTCCCCTGCCGTGTGGACGCCGGCGGCGCGCACCCCGTCCCCGCCGGCCCGCTGCCCGGCCACGCCGCCGGCCTGGTGTGCGCCGTCAAGGCGGTCGAACGCGAGGTGCTCGCCGCCGCCGAGTCCGGTTCCCGCGCGACGGCGCTCAAGGCGTTCGCGCTGCACCCGCTCGTCGACTCCGTGAACGTGGCCCGCCGGCTCCTCGACGGCTACACCGCCGTCCACCCCGGCCTCGCGTACCTCACCTGA